In Malus sylvestris chromosome 15, drMalSylv7.2, whole genome shotgun sequence, a single genomic region encodes these proteins:
- the LOC126603570 gene encoding uncharacterized protein LOC126603570 isoform X1, with protein MQRAPATIEEQLLLKAIKEECPWESLPKRLQVTLSSKEEWHRRVIEHCVKKRLPWNTCFARQVCKESEYYEDMMRYLRRNLALFPYHLAEYVCRVMRVSPFRYYCDMIFEVMRNEQPYDSIPNFSAADALRLTGIGRNEFIDIMNKCRSKKIMWKLNKSIAKELLPTQPVDFTIEPWWGICLVNFTLEEFKKLSEEEMATIDKICKEEANLYILFNSDIVKGLHQRGLVYFDVPVYPDDRFKVSRLEGFVSNKEQSYEDPIEELLYAVFVVSSENATVAELATTLQADLAQLQAAASFACRLGWAVKVLDPASVLRDTSLHGSPRNSLREEDTSCRSTSSANMFANGEASLQGDVSGTGNSLHGRVAFVVDANITSYLMMGSVSPGLKSHAVTLYEAGKLGHGSITDLCKDLSTLEGTKFEGELQEFANHAFSLRCVLECLQSGGVATDVKTEEVCKNMDMMTSNNDEATLIADVTLTNKSEHLAIHEVGVEDNISVKSGIPEEGSVLAEPVSDRGSDGTLIGTPSEDITSLTEVPKPDLNLQNNEKSMQAEGLDVEREMLKKKKKFQVDILRCESLASLAPETLDRLFHRDYDIVVSIIPLPPSSVLPGPAGPINFGPPSYSCMTPWMKLVLYSNVACGPLSVILMKGQCLRLLPAPLAGCEKALLWSWDGSTIGGLGGKFEGSLVNGNVLLHCLNSLLKYSAVLVQPLSRYDLDESGRIITMDIPLPLKNYDGSVGCVGEELELSEKERSKLKSLLGDMGNKIELWTVGYIRLLKLFKERDSEYFAPDDEKYEWVPLSVEFGMPLFSPKLCNNICKRVVSSQLLEKDLLTEHHDAMQSLRKRLRDVCAEYQATGSAAKLLYQKEQSKDFSRHLMNYASGRWNPFVDPSSPISGASSEQQRLKLANRHRSQTEVLSFDGSILRSYALASVYEAATRSVEGAPPVSTTKVEQEEADSREVVLPGVNLVFDGSELHPFEIGACLQARQPVSLIAEAAAASTALQQSR; from the exons ATGCAGCGTGCTCCGGCGACGATCGAGGAACAGTTGTTACTGAAAGCAATCAAAGAAGAGTGCCCGTGGGAGAGTCTCCCGAAACGCCTTCAAGTGACATTGTCTTCCAAAGAAGAATGGCACAGAAG GGTAATTGAGCATTGCGTCAAGAAAAGACTTCCATGGAACACTTGCTTTGCTCGGCAAGTGTGCAAAGAAAGTGAATATTATGAAGACATGATGCGGTACTTACGAAGGAATTTAGCA CTATTTCCCTATCACCTTGCGGAATATGTTTGCCGCGTAATGAGGGTCTCCCCATTCAGATATTACTGCGATATGATTTTTGAAGTTATGAGAAATG AACAACCTTATGACAGCATCCCCAATTTTAGTGCAGCAGATGCCTTGCGCCTTACAGGGATAGGGAGAAATGAATTTATTGATATAATGAACAAGTGCAGATCTAAG AAAATCATGTGGAAGCTGAACAAGTCAATTGCAAAAGAACTTTTACCTACACAACCTGTGGATTTTACAATTGAACCGTGGTGGGGAATTTGTCTTGTGAATTTCACGCTGGAGGAATTTAAG AAACTCTCGGAGGAGGAAATGGCAACAATAGATAAAATCTGTAAAGAGGAagcaaatttatatattttattcaaTTCTGATATTGTTAAAGGTCTTCACCAACGAGGATTAGTATACTTTGATGTCCCTGTATATCCTGATGACCGTTTTAAAG TTTCCAGGCTCGAAGGATTTGTTTCAAACAAGGAGCAATCTTATGAAGATCCTATAGAGGA GTTACTATATGCAGTTTTTGTCGTTTCAAGCGAGAATGCAACTGTTGCTGAACTGGCAACAACATTACAGGCTGACCTTGCACAGCTGCAGGCTGCTGCATCCTTTGCATGTCGATTGGGATGGGCGGTAAAAGTATTAGATCCAGCATCTGTGCTTCGAGATACAAGTTTACATGGATCTCCTAGAAACAGTCTCCGTGAAGAAGATACTTCTTGTCGTAGTACAAGCTCAGCAAATATGTTTGCCAATGGTGAAGCTAGTCTACAAGGAGATGTCTCAGGGACAGGAAACTCTTTGCATGGTCGTGTTGCATTTGTTGTTGATGCTAACATAACATCCTACCTTATGATGGGGTCTGTCTCACCgg GCTTGAAATCGCATGCTGTGACATTGTATGAAGCAGGAAAGTTGGGTCATGGTAGTATTACCGATCTCTGTAAGGATCTGAGTACGCTAGAGGGAACAAAATTTGAAGGAGAACTACAGGAATTTGCAAATCATGCATTTAGCCTCCGTTGTGTTTTGGAATGCCTTCAATCAGGAGGAGTTGCAACTGATGTGAAAACAGAAGAAGTTTGCAAGAACATGGATATGATGACATCAAACAATGACGAGGCCACACTCATAGCTGATGTCACCTTGACTAACAAATCAGAACACTTAGCAATACATGAAGTTGGGGTCGAGGATAATATTTCTGTGAAATCAGGGATACCTGAGGAAGGTTCTGTTTTGGCTGAACCTGTTAGTGATAGAGGAAGTGATGGAACATTAATTGGTACACCATCAGAAGATATCACCAGCTTAACTGAAGTCCCTAAACCAGACTTGAATCTCCAGAATAATGAGAAATCGATGCAAGCTGAAGGGTTAGACGTTGAAAGAGAAAtgttaaagaagaaaaagaaattccAAGTGGATATCCTTCGCTGTGAAAGCTTGGCGTCTCTTGCACCAGAAACTTTAGATCGGTTGTTTCATCGTGACTATGATATTGTTGTATCTATTATTCCTCTTCCACCTTCGTCGGTACTTCCTGGACCAGCAGGTCCTATTAATTTTGGGCCTCCCTCGTATTCATGCATGACACCTTGGATGAAACTAGTATTGTACTCAAATGTGGCATGTGGACCCCTATCTGTTATTCTGATGAAAGGACAATGTTTACGATTGCTTCCTGCCCCGCTGGCCGGTTGTGAGAAAGCCCTTTTGTGGTCTTGGGATGGTTCTACAATTGGAGGGTTGGGGGGCAAGTTCGAAGGAAGTCTAGTAAATGGAAATGTACTTTTACATTGTTTAAATTCACTTCTGAAATATTCTGCTGTACTTGTGCAGCCCCTCAGTAGATATGACCTCGACGAATCTGGAAGAATCATCACCATGGATATTCCATTACCCTTAAAGAACTATGACGGTTCAGTTGGTTGCGTAGGGGAGGAATTGGAACTGAGTGAGAAGGAAAGGTCAAAACTGAAATCTCTCTTAGGTGATATGGGAAACAAGATAGAGTTGTGGACGGTTGGCTATATTCGCttattgaaactttttaaagaaaGAGATTCAGAATACTTTGCACCTGATGATGAGAAGTATGAATGGGTACCGTTGAGCGTCGAATTTGGAATGCCATTGTTTAGTCCAAAATTGTGTAATAACATATGTAAAAGAGTGGTCTCGTCGCAATTACTTGAAAAAGATTTACTCACTGAGCATCATGATGCAATGCAAAGCCTAAGGAAAAGGTTGCGTGATGTTTGTGCAGAGTACCAAGCAACAGGTTCTGCTGCTAAACTTCTTTACCAAAAAGAGCAATCGAAGGACTTCTCACGACATCTCATGAATTATGCTAGTGGAAGGTGGAATCCATTTGTCGACCCATCCTCTCCCATTTCAGGAGCCTCGAGTGAGCAACAGAGACTAAAACTTGCTAACCGGCATCGTTCCCAAACTGAAGTCTTGAGCTTTGATGGAAGCATTTTAAG ATCATATGCTCTAGCTTCTGTTTACGAGGCTGCCACAAGGTCAGTTGAAGGAGCTCCTCCGGTGAGCACTACAAAAGTTGAGCAAGAAGAAGCTGACAGCAGAGAAGTAGTCCTTCCTGGTGTTAATCTTGTTTTTGATGGCTCTGAGTTGCACCCCTTTGAGATAGGTGCTTGTCTACAGGCCCGTCAACCTGTCTCCTTAATAGCAGAGGCAGCTGCCGCCTCCACAGCTCTGCAACAAAGCAGATGA
- the LOC126603570 gene encoding uncharacterized protein LOC126603570 isoform X3: MRVSPFRYYCDMIFEVMRNEQPYDSIPNFSAADALRLTGIGRNEFIDIMNKCRSKKIMWKLNKSIAKELLPTQPVDFTIEPWWGICLVNFTLEEFKKLSEEEMATIDKICKEEANLYILFNSDIVKGLHQRGLVYFDVPVYPDDRFKVSRLEGFVSNKEQSYEDPIEELLYAVFVVSSENATVAELATTLQADLAQLQAAASFACRLGWAVKVLDPASVLRDTSLHGSPRNSLREEDTSCRSTSSANMFANGEASLQGDVSGTGNSLHGRVAFVVDANITSYLMMGSVSPGLKSHAVTLYEAGKLGHGSITDLCKDLSTLEGTKFEGELQEFANHAFSLRCVLECLQSGGVATDVKTEEVCKNMDMMTSNNDEATLIADVTLTNKSEHLAIHEVGVEDNISVKSGIPEEGSVLAEPVSDRGSDGTLIGTPSEDITSLTEVPKPDLNLQNNEKSMQAEGLDVEREMLKKKKKFQVDILRCESLASLAPETLDRLFHRDYDIVVSIIPLPPSSVLPGPAGPINFGPPSYSCMTPWMKLVLYSNVACGPLSVILMKGQCLRLLPAPLAGCEKALLWSWDGSTIGGLGGKFEGSLVNGNVLLHCLNSLLKYSAVLVQPLSRYDLDESGRIITMDIPLPLKNYDGSVGCVGEELELSEKERSKLKSLLGDMGNKIELWTVGYIRLLKLFKERDSEYFAPDDEKYEWVPLSVEFGMPLFSPKLCNNICKRVVSSQLLEKDLLTEHHDAMQSLRKRLRDVCAEYQATGSAAKLLYQKEQSKDFSRHLMNYASGRWNPFVDPSSPISGASSEQQRLKLANRHRSQTEVLSFDGSILRSYALASVYEAATRSVEGAPPVSTTKVEQEEADSREVVLPGVNLVFDGSELHPFEIGACLQARQPVSLIAEAAAASTALQQSR, encoded by the exons ATGAGGGTCTCCCCATTCAGATATTACTGCGATATGATTTTTGAAGTTATGAGAAATG AACAACCTTATGACAGCATCCCCAATTTTAGTGCAGCAGATGCCTTGCGCCTTACAGGGATAGGGAGAAATGAATTTATTGATATAATGAACAAGTGCAGATCTAAG AAAATCATGTGGAAGCTGAACAAGTCAATTGCAAAAGAACTTTTACCTACACAACCTGTGGATTTTACAATTGAACCGTGGTGGGGAATTTGTCTTGTGAATTTCACGCTGGAGGAATTTAAG AAACTCTCGGAGGAGGAAATGGCAACAATAGATAAAATCTGTAAAGAGGAagcaaatttatatattttattcaaTTCTGATATTGTTAAAGGTCTTCACCAACGAGGATTAGTATACTTTGATGTCCCTGTATATCCTGATGACCGTTTTAAAG TTTCCAGGCTCGAAGGATTTGTTTCAAACAAGGAGCAATCTTATGAAGATCCTATAGAGGA GTTACTATATGCAGTTTTTGTCGTTTCAAGCGAGAATGCAACTGTTGCTGAACTGGCAACAACATTACAGGCTGACCTTGCACAGCTGCAGGCTGCTGCATCCTTTGCATGTCGATTGGGATGGGCGGTAAAAGTATTAGATCCAGCATCTGTGCTTCGAGATACAAGTTTACATGGATCTCCTAGAAACAGTCTCCGTGAAGAAGATACTTCTTGTCGTAGTACAAGCTCAGCAAATATGTTTGCCAATGGTGAAGCTAGTCTACAAGGAGATGTCTCAGGGACAGGAAACTCTTTGCATGGTCGTGTTGCATTTGTTGTTGATGCTAACATAACATCCTACCTTATGATGGGGTCTGTCTCACCgg GCTTGAAATCGCATGCTGTGACATTGTATGAAGCAGGAAAGTTGGGTCATGGTAGTATTACCGATCTCTGTAAGGATCTGAGTACGCTAGAGGGAACAAAATTTGAAGGAGAACTACAGGAATTTGCAAATCATGCATTTAGCCTCCGTTGTGTTTTGGAATGCCTTCAATCAGGAGGAGTTGCAACTGATGTGAAAACAGAAGAAGTTTGCAAGAACATGGATATGATGACATCAAACAATGACGAGGCCACACTCATAGCTGATGTCACCTTGACTAACAAATCAGAACACTTAGCAATACATGAAGTTGGGGTCGAGGATAATATTTCTGTGAAATCAGGGATACCTGAGGAAGGTTCTGTTTTGGCTGAACCTGTTAGTGATAGAGGAAGTGATGGAACATTAATTGGTACACCATCAGAAGATATCACCAGCTTAACTGAAGTCCCTAAACCAGACTTGAATCTCCAGAATAATGAGAAATCGATGCAAGCTGAAGGGTTAGACGTTGAAAGAGAAAtgttaaagaagaaaaagaaattccAAGTGGATATCCTTCGCTGTGAAAGCTTGGCGTCTCTTGCACCAGAAACTTTAGATCGGTTGTTTCATCGTGACTATGATATTGTTGTATCTATTATTCCTCTTCCACCTTCGTCGGTACTTCCTGGACCAGCAGGTCCTATTAATTTTGGGCCTCCCTCGTATTCATGCATGACACCTTGGATGAAACTAGTATTGTACTCAAATGTGGCATGTGGACCCCTATCTGTTATTCTGATGAAAGGACAATGTTTACGATTGCTTCCTGCCCCGCTGGCCGGTTGTGAGAAAGCCCTTTTGTGGTCTTGGGATGGTTCTACAATTGGAGGGTTGGGGGGCAAGTTCGAAGGAAGTCTAGTAAATGGAAATGTACTTTTACATTGTTTAAATTCACTTCTGAAATATTCTGCTGTACTTGTGCAGCCCCTCAGTAGATATGACCTCGACGAATCTGGAAGAATCATCACCATGGATATTCCATTACCCTTAAAGAACTATGACGGTTCAGTTGGTTGCGTAGGGGAGGAATTGGAACTGAGTGAGAAGGAAAGGTCAAAACTGAAATCTCTCTTAGGTGATATGGGAAACAAGATAGAGTTGTGGACGGTTGGCTATATTCGCttattgaaactttttaaagaaaGAGATTCAGAATACTTTGCACCTGATGATGAGAAGTATGAATGGGTACCGTTGAGCGTCGAATTTGGAATGCCATTGTTTAGTCCAAAATTGTGTAATAACATATGTAAAAGAGTGGTCTCGTCGCAATTACTTGAAAAAGATTTACTCACTGAGCATCATGATGCAATGCAAAGCCTAAGGAAAAGGTTGCGTGATGTTTGTGCAGAGTACCAAGCAACAGGTTCTGCTGCTAAACTTCTTTACCAAAAAGAGCAATCGAAGGACTTCTCACGACATCTCATGAATTATGCTAGTGGAAGGTGGAATCCATTTGTCGACCCATCCTCTCCCATTTCAGGAGCCTCGAGTGAGCAACAGAGACTAAAACTTGCTAACCGGCATCGTTCCCAAACTGAAGTCTTGAGCTTTGATGGAAGCATTTTAAG ATCATATGCTCTAGCTTCTGTTTACGAGGCTGCCACAAGGTCAGTTGAAGGAGCTCCTCCGGTGAGCACTACAAAAGTTGAGCAAGAAGAAGCTGACAGCAGAGAAGTAGTCCTTCCTGGTGTTAATCTTGTTTTTGATGGCTCTGAGTTGCACCCCTTTGAGATAGGTGCTTGTCTACAGGCCCGTCAACCTGTCTCCTTAATAGCAGAGGCAGCTGCCGCCTCCACAGCTCTGCAACAAAGCAGATGA
- the LOC126603570 gene encoding uncharacterized protein LOC126603570 isoform X2, translated as MQRAPATIEEQLLLKAIKEECPWESLPKRLQVTLSSKEEWHRRVIEHCVKKRLPWNTCFARQVCKESEYYEDMMRYLRRNLALFPYHLAEYVCRVMRVSPFRYYCDMIFEVMRNEQPYDSIPNFSAADALRLTGIGRNEFIDIMNKCRSKKIMWKLNKSIAKELLPTQPVDFTIEPWWGICLVNFTLEEFKKLSEEEMATIDKICKEEANLYILFNSDIVKGLHQRGLVYFDVPVYPDDRFKVSRLEGFVSNKEQSYEDPIEELLYAVFVVSSENATVAELATTLQADLAQLQAAASFACRLGWAVKVLDPASVLRDTSLHGSPRNSLREEDTSCRSTSSANMFANGEASLQGDVSGTGNSLHGRVAFVVDANITSYLMMGSVSPGKLGHGSITDLCKDLSTLEGTKFEGELQEFANHAFSLRCVLECLQSGGVATDVKTEEVCKNMDMMTSNNDEATLIADVTLTNKSEHLAIHEVGVEDNISVKSGIPEEGSVLAEPVSDRGSDGTLIGTPSEDITSLTEVPKPDLNLQNNEKSMQAEGLDVEREMLKKKKKFQVDILRCESLASLAPETLDRLFHRDYDIVVSIIPLPPSSVLPGPAGPINFGPPSYSCMTPWMKLVLYSNVACGPLSVILMKGQCLRLLPAPLAGCEKALLWSWDGSTIGGLGGKFEGSLVNGNVLLHCLNSLLKYSAVLVQPLSRYDLDESGRIITMDIPLPLKNYDGSVGCVGEELELSEKERSKLKSLLGDMGNKIELWTVGYIRLLKLFKERDSEYFAPDDEKYEWVPLSVEFGMPLFSPKLCNNICKRVVSSQLLEKDLLTEHHDAMQSLRKRLRDVCAEYQATGSAAKLLYQKEQSKDFSRHLMNYASGRWNPFVDPSSPISGASSEQQRLKLANRHRSQTEVLSFDGSILRSYALASVYEAATRSVEGAPPVSTTKVEQEEADSREVVLPGVNLVFDGSELHPFEIGACLQARQPVSLIAEAAAASTALQQSR; from the exons ATGCAGCGTGCTCCGGCGACGATCGAGGAACAGTTGTTACTGAAAGCAATCAAAGAAGAGTGCCCGTGGGAGAGTCTCCCGAAACGCCTTCAAGTGACATTGTCTTCCAAAGAAGAATGGCACAGAAG GGTAATTGAGCATTGCGTCAAGAAAAGACTTCCATGGAACACTTGCTTTGCTCGGCAAGTGTGCAAAGAAAGTGAATATTATGAAGACATGATGCGGTACTTACGAAGGAATTTAGCA CTATTTCCCTATCACCTTGCGGAATATGTTTGCCGCGTAATGAGGGTCTCCCCATTCAGATATTACTGCGATATGATTTTTGAAGTTATGAGAAATG AACAACCTTATGACAGCATCCCCAATTTTAGTGCAGCAGATGCCTTGCGCCTTACAGGGATAGGGAGAAATGAATTTATTGATATAATGAACAAGTGCAGATCTAAG AAAATCATGTGGAAGCTGAACAAGTCAATTGCAAAAGAACTTTTACCTACACAACCTGTGGATTTTACAATTGAACCGTGGTGGGGAATTTGTCTTGTGAATTTCACGCTGGAGGAATTTAAG AAACTCTCGGAGGAGGAAATGGCAACAATAGATAAAATCTGTAAAGAGGAagcaaatttatatattttattcaaTTCTGATATTGTTAAAGGTCTTCACCAACGAGGATTAGTATACTTTGATGTCCCTGTATATCCTGATGACCGTTTTAAAG TTTCCAGGCTCGAAGGATTTGTTTCAAACAAGGAGCAATCTTATGAAGATCCTATAGAGGA GTTACTATATGCAGTTTTTGTCGTTTCAAGCGAGAATGCAACTGTTGCTGAACTGGCAACAACATTACAGGCTGACCTTGCACAGCTGCAGGCTGCTGCATCCTTTGCATGTCGATTGGGATGGGCGGTAAAAGTATTAGATCCAGCATCTGTGCTTCGAGATACAAGTTTACATGGATCTCCTAGAAACAGTCTCCGTGAAGAAGATACTTCTTGTCGTAGTACAAGCTCAGCAAATATGTTTGCCAATGGTGAAGCTAGTCTACAAGGAGATGTCTCAGGGACAGGAAACTCTTTGCATGGTCGTGTTGCATTTGTTGTTGATGCTAACATAACATCCTACCTTATGATGGGGTCTGTCTCACCgg GAAAGTTGGGTCATGGTAGTATTACCGATCTCTGTAAGGATCTGAGTACGCTAGAGGGAACAAAATTTGAAGGAGAACTACAGGAATTTGCAAATCATGCATTTAGCCTCCGTTGTGTTTTGGAATGCCTTCAATCAGGAGGAGTTGCAACTGATGTGAAAACAGAAGAAGTTTGCAAGAACATGGATATGATGACATCAAACAATGACGAGGCCACACTCATAGCTGATGTCACCTTGACTAACAAATCAGAACACTTAGCAATACATGAAGTTGGGGTCGAGGATAATATTTCTGTGAAATCAGGGATACCTGAGGAAGGTTCTGTTTTGGCTGAACCTGTTAGTGATAGAGGAAGTGATGGAACATTAATTGGTACACCATCAGAAGATATCACCAGCTTAACTGAAGTCCCTAAACCAGACTTGAATCTCCAGAATAATGAGAAATCGATGCAAGCTGAAGGGTTAGACGTTGAAAGAGAAAtgttaaagaagaaaaagaaattccAAGTGGATATCCTTCGCTGTGAAAGCTTGGCGTCTCTTGCACCAGAAACTTTAGATCGGTTGTTTCATCGTGACTATGATATTGTTGTATCTATTATTCCTCTTCCACCTTCGTCGGTACTTCCTGGACCAGCAGGTCCTATTAATTTTGGGCCTCCCTCGTATTCATGCATGACACCTTGGATGAAACTAGTATTGTACTCAAATGTGGCATGTGGACCCCTATCTGTTATTCTGATGAAAGGACAATGTTTACGATTGCTTCCTGCCCCGCTGGCCGGTTGTGAGAAAGCCCTTTTGTGGTCTTGGGATGGTTCTACAATTGGAGGGTTGGGGGGCAAGTTCGAAGGAAGTCTAGTAAATGGAAATGTACTTTTACATTGTTTAAATTCACTTCTGAAATATTCTGCTGTACTTGTGCAGCCCCTCAGTAGATATGACCTCGACGAATCTGGAAGAATCATCACCATGGATATTCCATTACCCTTAAAGAACTATGACGGTTCAGTTGGTTGCGTAGGGGAGGAATTGGAACTGAGTGAGAAGGAAAGGTCAAAACTGAAATCTCTCTTAGGTGATATGGGAAACAAGATAGAGTTGTGGACGGTTGGCTATATTCGCttattgaaactttttaaagaaaGAGATTCAGAATACTTTGCACCTGATGATGAGAAGTATGAATGGGTACCGTTGAGCGTCGAATTTGGAATGCCATTGTTTAGTCCAAAATTGTGTAATAACATATGTAAAAGAGTGGTCTCGTCGCAATTACTTGAAAAAGATTTACTCACTGAGCATCATGATGCAATGCAAAGCCTAAGGAAAAGGTTGCGTGATGTTTGTGCAGAGTACCAAGCAACAGGTTCTGCTGCTAAACTTCTTTACCAAAAAGAGCAATCGAAGGACTTCTCACGACATCTCATGAATTATGCTAGTGGAAGGTGGAATCCATTTGTCGACCCATCCTCTCCCATTTCAGGAGCCTCGAGTGAGCAACAGAGACTAAAACTTGCTAACCGGCATCGTTCCCAAACTGAAGTCTTGAGCTTTGATGGAAGCATTTTAAG ATCATATGCTCTAGCTTCTGTTTACGAGGCTGCCACAAGGTCAGTTGAAGGAGCTCCTCCGGTGAGCACTACAAAAGTTGAGCAAGAAGAAGCTGACAGCAGAGAAGTAGTCCTTCCTGGTGTTAATCTTGTTTTTGATGGCTCTGAGTTGCACCCCTTTGAGATAGGTGCTTGTCTACAGGCCCGTCAACCTGTCTCCTTAATAGCAGAGGCAGCTGCCGCCTCCACAGCTCTGCAACAAAGCAGATGA